A genomic segment from Pseudomonas sp. M30-35 encodes:
- the rpsE gene encoding 30S ribosomal protein S5: MSNNDQKRDEGYIEKLVQVNRVAKTVKGGRIFTFTALTVVGDGKGRVGFGRGKSREVPAAIQKAMEAARRNMITVDLNGTTLQYAMKSAHGASKVYMQPASEGTGIIAGGAMRAVLEVAGVHNVLAKCYGSTNPVNVVHATFKGLKAMQSPDSVAAKRGKSVEEIL, encoded by the coding sequence ATGTCAAATAACGACCAAAAGCGCGACGAAGGCTACATCGAGAAATTGGTGCAGGTTAACCGTGTTGCTAAAACCGTAAAAGGTGGCCGTATCTTCACTTTCACCGCGTTGACCGTGGTAGGTGATGGTAAGGGTCGCGTTGGTTTTGGCCGCGGCAAATCCCGCGAAGTGCCAGCTGCTATCCAAAAAGCGATGGAAGCTGCACGTCGTAACATGATCACTGTTGATCTGAACGGCACTACTTTGCAGTACGCAATGAAGTCTGCTCATGGCGCCTCTAAGGTGTACATGCAGCCTGCTTCCGAAGGTACCGGTATTATTGCTGGTGGCGCGATGCGTGCTGTTCTTGAAGTAGCTGGTGTTCACAACGTACTGGCTAAATGCTACGGCTCTACCAACCCTGTGAACGTGGTTCATGCCACTTTCAAAGGTTTGAAAGCTATGCAGTCTCCGGATTCCGTTGCGGCTAAGCGTGGCAAGAGCGTCGAGGAGATTCTCTAA
- the rpmD gene encoding 50S ribosomal protein L30, with product MANTVKVTLIKSVNGRLANHKACVKGLGLRRINHTVEVLDTPENRGMMNKAYYLLRVEG from the coding sequence ATGGCTAATACCGTAAAAGTCACGCTGATCAAAAGCGTGAACGGCCGTCTGGCTAATCACAAAGCTTGCGTCAAGGGTCTCGGCCTGCGTCGTATCAATCACACCGTTGAAGTTCTGGATACTCCAGAAAATCGCGGCATGATGAACAAAGCTTATTACCTTCTCCGCGTGGAGGGTTAA
- the rplO gene encoding 50S ribosomal protein L15: MFLNDLSPAPGSRREKHRPGRGIGSGLGKTGGRGHKGQTSRSGGSIAPGFEGGQQPLHRRLPKFGFVSLKAMDRAEVRTSELNKIEGDVVTLQALKDADLINQNVQRVKVMLSGEITRAVTLKGIAATKGARAAIEAAGGKFEE; encoded by the coding sequence ATGTTCCTGAATGATTTGAGTCCTGCGCCGGGTTCCCGTCGCGAGAAGCACCGTCCGGGTCGTGGTATCGGTAGTGGTTTGGGTAAGACAGGTGGCCGTGGTCACAAAGGTCAAACCTCCCGCTCCGGTGGTTCCATTGCACCAGGTTTTGAAGGCGGCCAGCAGCCTCTGCACCGTCGTCTTCCTAAATTCGGCTTTGTCTCTTTGAAAGCTATGGACCGCGCAGAAGTGCGTACTTCCGAGCTGAACAAGATCGAAGGTGATGTAGTTACTCTGCAGGCGCTGAAGGATGCTGACCTGATTAATCAAAACGTACAGCGTGTGAAAGTCATGCTGTCCGGCGAGATTACTCGTGCAGTTACCCTTAAAGGTATCGCCGCCACCAAAGGTGCGCGCGCGGCTATCGAAGCAGCTGGCGGTAAGTTCGAGGAATAA
- the secY gene encoding preprotein translocase subunit SecY: MAKQGALSALGNGGLSELWARLRFLFMAIIVYRIGAHIPVPGINPDRLADLFRQNEGTILSLFNMFSGGALERMSIFALGIMPYISASIIMQLMSAVSPQLEQLKKEGESGRRKISQYTRYGTLVLAFVQAIGMSVGLASQGVAFAVDFSFYFVAVTTFVAGAMFMMWLGEQITERGVGNGISMLIFAGIVAGLPRAIGQSFESARQGDINIFALVAIGLLAVAIIGFVVFIERGQRRIAVHYAKRQQGRKVFAAQTSHLPLKVNMAGVIPAIFASSLLLFPASLGSWFGQSEGLGWLQDISQAIAPGQPLNILLFSAGIIFFCFFYTALMFNPKDVAENLKKSGAFIPGIRPGEQSARYIDSVLTRLTLFGAMYMTAVCLLPQFLVVAANVPFYLGGTSLLIVVVVVMDFMSQVQSHLVSNQYESLMKKANLKGYGSGMMR, translated from the coding sequence ATGGCTAAGCAAGGTGCTCTCTCAGCGCTAGGCAATGGCGGGTTATCCGAGCTCTGGGCTCGTCTGCGCTTTCTGTTCATGGCGATTATCGTCTACCGGATTGGCGCACACATCCCTGTGCCCGGAATCAACCCTGATAGACTGGCGGATCTGTTTCGACAGAATGAGGGGACCATTCTTAGCTTGTTCAACATGTTTTCCGGTGGTGCGCTGGAGCGCATGAGCATTTTTGCATTGGGGATCATGCCGTACATTTCGGCATCGATCATCATGCAGCTCATGTCCGCTGTCAGCCCACAACTGGAGCAGTTGAAGAAGGAAGGTGAATCTGGTCGTCGCAAGATAAGCCAGTACACCCGCTACGGCACTCTCGTGCTGGCATTCGTTCAAGCTATCGGCATGTCCGTTGGTCTGGCGAGCCAGGGCGTCGCGTTCGCAGTTGATTTCAGCTTCTACTTTGTCGCAGTTACTACGTTCGTTGCAGGCGCAATGTTCATGATGTGGCTCGGCGAGCAAATCACTGAGCGTGGTGTTGGCAACGGTATTTCGATGCTGATTTTTGCAGGCATCGTAGCCGGTCTGCCGCGGGCGATTGGGCAGTCTTTCGAGTCTGCTCGTCAGGGCGATATCAATATCTTCGCCCTTGTCGCCATCGGTTTGCTGGCAGTAGCGATCATTGGTTTTGTGGTGTTCATTGAGCGTGGGCAGCGTCGCATTGCGGTGCATTACGCCAAGCGTCAGCAGGGCCGTAAGGTTTTTGCTGCGCAGACGAGCCACTTGCCACTGAAGGTGAATATGGCGGGGGTTATCCCGGCTATTTTCGCTAGCAGCCTTCTGTTGTTCCCGGCATCGCTGGGGTCTTGGTTCGGTCAGTCTGAAGGTTTGGGCTGGCTTCAAGATATCTCACAGGCTATCGCTCCTGGTCAGCCGTTGAACATTTTGCTGTTTAGTGCAGGGATCATTTTCTTCTGCTTCTTCTATACAGCGCTGATGTTCAATCCGAAAGACGTAGCGGAAAACCTGAAGAAGTCTGGTGCCTTTATTCCAGGCATCCGTCCAGGCGAGCAGTCGGCACGTTACATTGATAGCGTATTGACTCGTTTGACCCTGTTCGGAGCCATGTACATGACGGCCGTCTGTTTGCTACCCCAGTTTCTGGTGGTTGCAGCCAACGTACCGTTCTATCTCGGCGGGACCTCGTTGCTGATTGTGGTTGTGGTTGTAATGGACTTCATGTCCCAAGTACAATCGCACCTCGTTTCGAACCAGTACGAATCCCTGATGAAGAAAGCCAACCTGAAGGGTTAC